The Ranitomeya variabilis isolate aRanVar5 chromosome 7, aRanVar5.hap1, whole genome shotgun sequence genome includes a window with the following:
- the LOC143786252 gene encoding uncharacterized protein LOC143786252, translated as MKSLKTPSGSSPPRKRVPYADQLQFILGSRSLRRTESNVCAQTPPDLGDSTEDNIGEEVEECRMGSQASPGDMSLSGRSQEVTDTFGERDIAPRAGEVLDCNTASTSSDAAANSGGGVSRHMGMGAASARPVALRRAAPKKSKQAQVIENLTSRTLNLLDNSAKQDEQVKFGSLLADRLRTLPRDKQQMYMTAANCLLTAIDGTSTLPPAQQIMMGIFNIFNNPIVPPPPPPAAAPQRYGQAATYRADHVEAYSYGHTHGPTATGHRTSTPNSSLSSQHDSFPGYGYHPEYHNF; from the exons ATGAAGTCCCTCAAGACTCCGAGTGGCAGCTCGCCGCCAAGGAAGCGGGTGCCATATGCAGACCAGCTGCAGTTTATATTGGGAAGCCGGAGTTTGAGGAG AACTGAAAGCAACGTGTGTGCCCAAACACCTCCGGACCTAGGTGACTCCACGGAGGACAATATTGGAGAGGAAGTAGAAGAATGCAGGATGGGCAGCCAAGCTTCTCCGGGGGACATGTCTTTGTCCGGAAGGTCACAAGAGGTTACCGATACCTTTGGAGAACGTGACATAGCACCTCGTGCGGGAGAAGTTTTGGACTGTAACACTGCTTCTACTTCCTCGGACGCTGCAGCCAACTCTGGTGGTGGTGTGTCGAGGCACATGGGGATGGGGGCTGCTTCTGCCCGTCCCGTGGCTTTGAGAAGGGCGGCACCAAAGAAGTCTAAACAAGCTCAAGTAATAGAAAACTTAACAAGCCGTACGCTCAATCTGCTAGACAATTCGGCAAAGCAGGATGAGCAAGTAAAATTTGGGTCACTTTTGGCAGACCGCCTTAGAACACTGCCACGGGACAAGCAGCAAATGTACATGACAGCAGCCAATTGTCTGTTAACGGCAATTGATGGGACATCCACCCTACCCCCAGCCCAACAAATTATGAtgggtatttttaatatttttaataaccccattgtgcctccaccaccaccaccagcagccgcACCGCAGCGTTATGGGCAGGCGGCCACATACAGGGCTGACCACGTAGAGGCCTACAGTTATGGCCATACACATGGACCTACAGCAACTGGCCATCGTACCAGTACACCCAATTCCAGTCTCTCCTCCCAACATGACTCATTTCCGGGTTATGGATACCACCCGGAATATCACAATTTTTGA